In Nitrospirota bacterium, a genomic segment contains:
- a CDS encoding zinc ribbon domain-containing protein: MKKCPFCAEDIQDDAIKCKHCGEFLDASARPRMAEEKIPWYFGKTFIIIAVLSVGPLALPLIWWRPQTTRAWKIGLTIGILVLSWILYQTTMESIRTIQKYYKMLEGL; the protein is encoded by the coding sequence ATGAAAAAGTGCCCCTTCTGTGCTGAAGATATTCAAGACGACGCGATAAAGTGTAAACACTGCGGTGAGTTCCTGGATGCCTCCGCACGCCCACGCATGGCAGAAGAAAAGATCCCCTGGTATTTCGGGAAAACCTTTATCATCATCGCCGTCTTGTCTGTGGGACCGCTGGCGTTGCCCTTGATCTGGTGGCGTCCGCAAACGACGCGGGCATGGAAGATCGGGCTCACCATAGGGATCCTTGTCCTCAGTTGGATTTTGTACCAAACCACGATGGAATCCATCCGAACGATCCAGAAGTATTACAAAATGCTTGAAGGACTTTGA
- a CDS encoding MFS transporter has translation MPSSLAPDEPQAILRHRPFVLFWFARVATMVAFQMQAVAVGWQIYALTGSALYLGLVGLAQFLPMFLLTLAVGHVADRYDRRTIARVCQFTEGLAAFALAWGSAAGWQSKESILAIMFVVGAVHAFEGPTMQSLLPGLVTAQLLPRALAWSASAMQTATIVGPALGGLLYTVGPTEVYAAAGILFLAASVFLGLIRAGRAPALHEPASIKSVFAGIAFIRSRPEVLGAISLDLFAVLLGGATALLPIYARDILMTGPWGLGLLRSAPAVGALAMSLFLARYPLKRRVGRTMFNAVAVFGVATIVFALSTSFVLSLVALAVLGAADVISVVIRHSLVQIETPDEMRGRVSAVNSLFIGTSNQLGEFESGITAAWFGAVFAVLIGGIGTIIVVALWMRFFPQLVRTDTLDSKK, from the coding sequence ATGCCCTCCTCTCTCGCTCCAGATGAACCGCAGGCGATCCTGCGGCACCGTCCGTTCGTCCTGTTCTGGTTCGCCCGTGTCGCGACCATGGTCGCCTTCCAGATGCAGGCCGTTGCCGTGGGCTGGCAGATCTACGCCCTCACCGGCAGCGCGCTGTATCTCGGCCTTGTCGGGCTTGCGCAGTTCCTGCCCATGTTCCTGCTGACGCTCGCCGTGGGCCACGTTGCGGACCGATACGACCGCCGCACCATTGCGCGGGTCTGCCAGTTCACTGAAGGCCTGGCCGCCTTCGCACTGGCCTGGGGGAGCGCGGCGGGCTGGCAGAGCAAGGAGAGCATCCTCGCCATCATGTTCGTCGTCGGCGCCGTACACGCCTTCGAAGGGCCGACCATGCAGTCGCTCCTGCCCGGCCTGGTCACCGCCCAGCTCCTTCCGCGGGCGCTCGCCTGGTCCGCGTCGGCAATGCAGACCGCAACCATTGTCGGGCCGGCGCTCGGCGGCCTCCTGTATACCGTGGGCCCGACCGAGGTCTATGCAGCAGCAGGCATCCTGTTCCTGGCTGCAAGCGTATTTCTCGGCCTCATCCGCGCAGGCCGCGCTCCCGCCTTGCACGAACCCGCAAGCATCAAATCGGTGTTCGCCGGCATCGCCTTCATCCGCAGCCGTCCCGAGGTTTTGGGCGCCATATCCCTCGACCTCTTTGCCGTGCTTCTGGGCGGAGCTACGGCCCTCCTGCCGATCTATGCGCGCGACATCCTGATGACCGGACCGTGGGGGCTGGGCCTCCTCCGTTCGGCGCCCGCAGTGGGAGCACTTGCCATGTCCCTTTTCCTGGCGCGTTATCCGCTCAAGCGCCGCGTGGGCAGGACCATGTTCAATGCCGTAGCCGTCTTCGGCGTCGCAACCATCGTGTTCGCTCTCTCGACGTCCTTCGTCCTGTCCCTCGTTGCCCTTGCCGTGCTCGGAGCCGCCGACGTGATCAGCGTCGTGATCAGGCACTCGCTGGTCCAGATCGAAACGCCTGACGAGATGCGGGGCCGGGTCAGCGCTGTTAACTCCCTGTTCATCGGAACATCGAACCAGCTGGGTGAGTTCGAATCGGGGATCACCGCGGCCTGGTTCGGGGCGGTCTTCGCCGTCCTGATCGGCGGCATCGGCACGATCATCGTCGTAGCGCTCTGGATGCGGTTTTTCCCGCAGCTGGTGCGAACCGACACCCTGGATTCAAAGAAATGA
- a CDS encoding LEA type 2 family protein, with product MLMKRGILIALILILPGCSLSRLLGTKLERPTFAYSGYELAEVSESETTVHFLFSAHNPNKVGIKDVLVSYELFVEGNFLLQGNDIRLVLPPKSDTVIQVPAIIAYKDLLPVLGSLAARILSGQKTVPITINAVFSGKPLVYDESGQGSAFSFEKNLTKTEDIPIPLDKINKAMKRFRDAIQNF from the coding sequence ATGCTCATGAAACGCGGGATCTTAATAGCCCTCATCCTGATCCTGCCGGGGTGCTCATTATCGAGGCTCCTCGGCACCAAACTAGAGCGGCCCACCTTCGCGTACTCGGGATACGAACTCGCGGAGGTCTCGGAGAGCGAGACAACCGTTCACTTTCTGTTCTCCGCGCACAACCCGAATAAGGTAGGAATCAAGGACGTGCTTGTTTCCTATGAACTCTTTGTAGAGGGGAATTTTCTGCTGCAGGGAAATGACATACGTTTAGTGTTGCCTCCAAAAAGCGATACGGTGATCCAGGTTCCAGCAATAATCGCTTATAAGGACCTCTTGCCTGTCCTGGGGTCCCTTGCTGCTAGAATTTTATCAGGACAGAAAACAGTTCCGATAACGATCAATGCCGTCTTTTCCGGAAAGCCTTTGGTCTATGACGAGTCGGGTCAAGGAAGCGCGTTTTCGTTCGAGAAGAATCTGACGAAGACCGAGGACATCCCTATACCGCTGGATAAGATCAACAAGGCCATGA